The Bifidobacterium coryneforme genome segment TGAAACCACCCTTGACGACCAGTGCCTTGTTCTCCTTGGCGAAATCACGCAGCGTCTTGGCAGCCTCGACGTAATCACCCTTGACGAAGGTGATGGCGCAGGGACCGGCGAGCATCTCATCGAGACCCTCAATGCCAGCCTCCCCGGCTGCAATACGGGCGAGCGTGTTCTTCGCCACTGAGTAGGAAGTATCGCGGCCTAGCTTGCTTCGCAGGTCGGCGACCTGCGGAACACTGAGCCCGCGGTACTCGGTGAGGATCACCGCGTCGGCGTCACGGAACTTGTCCGTCAGCCTGGCGACGACCTCTTCCTTTTCGGGCCTTTTCATGGCGTTCCTTCCTGAGTAGACCATGGCATAGCCCAGCACAAGGAACCAGCAGAAGAAAGGGGAATACCCCACTCACAGGCGGAGCATAAACGAATCGGATAGAACAACCCGATAAACTCAACCTGTGCTGGCTCGGCGCACCGAACTTCGGGGACCTTACGGCCCCGACCAACAGTCTTTGGTGTACGGAGTGAAACTGTACACACCCGGGTGGACCAGGTCAAGTCAAGGGCGAGCAGGCACTGACCGTATGGGCTCCCGCCCCCAGCGGCTCCAGGGGAAGGGAACCCCTCGGGCATACGGTGCGGCCAAGCACCATTCCATCCCCCTCGGCCTTGACCACCGTATCGACCCCATCAACGGTGACGGCGACCTCCTGCCCCGCGCCGACCCCAATCATCGGGGGAAGAACCAGATGGGCACGGCACCCCTGCGGCAGATCGAGTTCCATTCGGATGCCGGAGAGGCTGGTCCGACCACCAGCGGTCCGTACCGGTCCTGAAGTCCGGTAACCCACCGACAGGTCACCCCTGGGCAGGGGCAGGACCACAGCCGCCTGTTCAAGATCACCGGGTTGCGGGATGCAGGCGAGGGAGCGGCACCCAGGCTCCAAGGGACGAATTCCCATCAGGCCAGAGGGCAGGAGGTAGACAGGCGATGCGGCCCAGGGGTGGGAGTAGGTGGTATTGGGCTTAAGACAGGGATCCCAGGCCTCCATGGTTCCACCACTGCCCTGATCGAGCATGTGATTCCATGTCCGTAAGCCTGTGGTTGCACTGATCAGAGCAGTGGCATCCGCCCCCAGGCCCGACCGGTAAAGGCCATCCAGATAGACGGCCGCCACGTAAACGCTGCACGCCATACCCCGACCGCGCAGGAAGTCCCCCACCCGTTCGATTCTCCCCCTGGGTGGTTCCGCAAAGGCCAGGGCGAAGGCCGAGGCGTGGAGGGAGTGGTGGGCCAGGGGACGTCCGGAGGGTCCGTGATCCAGTCCATCCCAGTAGGCACCGGCAGAGGGGTCATAGAGACGATCGTTGATGGCGGCACGCATCCTGGAGGCCACGCGGGCAAAGAGGACGGCATCACCATGGCGGCCCAGGGCCTTGGCCATATCGGCCATATCGGCGAAGGCACGGGAGGATAGGGCATTGACCACCGTATTGACCCTGCCGAAGAGATACCCGTCACGCTCGCTCTCAGGCCAGTCGACCAGATCCCCGTCCATTTGGCTTGACCGGCCCGGTTCCTTGACCACCAGGCCGCTCTCCCGGTCGAGGTACCTGAAGGGCAGGAGACTACAGAGCCGCCGGTATCGACTGCGCATCTGACCGAGGTCGCCGGTCGACATCCAGGCATCGTGCACGGCCAGGATGGAATACAGGGGCCACTCGGTGGGCCAGGTTCGATTTCCCACCAGATAATCCACCGTGTAGCGGCCGATGGACGGGGCGTCATCCAGGGCCTGATGAGCCCGCTGCTGAATCCAAGCATCTGCCTCATAGGGAGCCCGCTCCCTGGTCCAAGAGTCCACATATATGTTGGCATTGAGTCTCGTGACGGTGTCCCGCCCCAATTTCCAGACCCTGTCAAGGACAGGCCGGGAGGATCGGAAGTCGGCATGGGTGTCAATCGCCGGTGTCAGAAGAGCGGCGGCCTCCACCTGCCCGGCGGCGACGGCCGAGACCAGCTCTTCCCAAGCCTGCCCCGACTCCTCACAGACCAGCTCCGCATACCGGAAGACGCGAATCCCCCAGGTCTCGGCCGCATTCTCCCCCGCCTCCATCCGCCAGCGATCCTCATACACATTGCCTGCGGAGAGCTGGTATCTGACCCGGTCATCGTCCTGAACAACCTCCCCATACCGGATCAGAAGATCCATACCACCCGAAAGGGTCGCCCGCAACCGTATACCCCCCATCACCACGGAGCCGAAATCCAGAAGCACGCTTTTCGGCGTGGTGCGGCGGATATTCTTCGGATGCAGGTAGGAGGTCTGCAAAGAATCAACAGGTGAAGCCAGGCAGTGGTCGAATGGCTCCTTCACCCTGGCGGGCGGCCAGTCCCTGTCGTCGAAGCCGGCCGCCGAAAGACCCCCGGGATAGAACGACAGGTCGATATCCTCGGCAGGAGCCCGGTAGTACCTGGTACCGATGGAGGCGCTGTCCGGGAAGGCGGCACCACCCGGCAGGGCCTTCCAGGAGGCGTCCGTGCCGTAGTGCTCCACCTGTCCGTCTTCGAAACAGACATCGAGCTGGGCGGCGAACCTCTGATCCGACGTTGCATAGGCGATGACGCCGATGAAGTTGTCTCCGCCCGGCTGCAGGATCCCGCCTACGTCATACCCGTCGTAGCGGGCCTCGTCGCCCAGGGGGAAGACCGGTCCACACCCCTGGAAGGCACCGTTCATCCAGAGTCGGTAGACGAATTGCCTGGCCGGCCTGGTCGACGAGGCCGTGGCGTTCAGGGTCGCCCACCGTACCGGTTTGGCAGGCAATGCGACCACGCCACGCAGAAAGGCCCAACCCCAAGCGTTTCCACCTTCGTTCTGGGTCCGGTTCTGGGCCTGGGGGGATTCGTCTCTCTCGGTCCAGATGGCCTGGGCCGACCATCTGGAACCGGGGCCGGTTCCGAGGGTGGCGGCCCTGGACCGAAACACCACCTGCTCCTGGGCATCCAGCAGTTCCACCCTCAGCCAGTACCGCTCCGAGGGTCCCATGGGAACCTCAGGCAGTGCAGCCCCGTTGAGTTCGTCAATCGGACGGATGCCGCTCTCCCAGGTAAAAACGGAATCTCGGGAAAAGCCGTTCCCCATGTCGGGATTCGGCCTGTCGGCCACGATGACCCGTGCCGAGCAAGCGGAATCATCCGCAGCCAACATGGGGTCAAGGCGCCATCTGACCCGGGGAACCTCATAGGGTTCCAAGGCAACCGGGCTCACCCGGTCATTGACAAGAATCCGAATTCGACCGTCAGGTACCGGGGCGGCCCCGCCTCCATGATTCGAATCTGACAGCATGATGCCCCTCTACTGCCGGTAGTCGGACAAGGGAGAGAAGGACGGGGACCCGGAACCCTGCCGGTACATGGACTCGATTACGGGGTCTCGGCTTTCCTTGGCCATCTGCAGGAAGAAGGGCTGCGCCTGCCAACGGGCGGCCGCCCAAATCAGATACCAGATCAGCCCGGTACCCAGGAGGGCAACCAGAATCGGCGACCTGAGCAATCCCCAGACATATCCGGCGAGAGCCAGGATGGAGACCAGCAACATGTAGAAACGCCTGACCGAAAGGAGTAGGGCGTTGACCAGGAGGCGCCGAATTACGGCCTTGGGATACTCCACGACCAGAACCAGGGAGACGAAGGCCGTCTGCACCAGAAGGACCAGGCAGACCACAATCAAAGGCCAGAGCAGCCCTCCCCATGAGACCACCGCGGCAATCTGCAGATCATATACCAGGGCGAAGGCGATGATGCCAAGAGGAAGCCACGCCATCCAGGAACGGACGGCCAGTCGGGCGTACGCCTTGAAGTAATAGGTGAAGAACCCTGATGTAACCGACTGGTCCACGTATGGCCGGGCAATCCAATCGGGCAACTTCCGCCCCTCCTCTTCCATGGTCTCCAGAACATGAAACCGGATGGCCGTGGAGGACGAGGCCAGACCGGGATGATCCCGGAAAACCGCAAAGAGTGCCGCCAGCCCAGGCGCACTCAGGACACAGGCCAGAATGCAGGCAGGGTAATACTCCGGACTCTGCATGAACACCAGGACCAGAACCAGGGGGAGCATGCCGATGAGGGTGCAGAACCCCGAACCCAGTACAACCGCAACGGAATTGGTCACCCCCAGGAGGGCACGCATGGCATGCCCCTTCGAACCTGCGGTCTCACTGTCACGGTTATCACGAACGCTCACGCCATGCCCCAATCTCTGGTCCGCCCTTGCTTGATTCGCTGTCTCCGCGTATGAAGCTCAGCCCTTCATGCCGGAAGTGGCGATACCGGCTATGAACTGTTTCTGCCCAAGGAGGAAGACAATCAGGATGGGCAGGACCGAAATGACCGAACCCGTCATGATCATTGCGAAATCAGCGTTGTACTGGGAAATGAAGAGCTTCAGACCCAGCTGGATCGTATAGAGCTTCTGGGAGCGCAGGTAGATCAGCGGACCCATGTAGTCGTTCCAGGTGTTGGTGAAGGTGATGATGGCCAGGGCCGCCAGGGATGGGCCGGACAGGGGCAGGACGACCCTCCAGTAGATGCCGAACTCACTCAGACCATCCAGTCTGGCCGCTTCGGACAAGTCCTCGGGTATGGTGTCGTAGAACTGTTTCATCATGAAGACACCGAAGGCTCCGAAGGCCTGCAGAAGGATGATGGACCACCTGGTATCGGAGAGGCCGACGGCTGAGACCAGCTTGAACTGCGGAATCATGTAGGCCTGCCAGGGCACCGCCATGGTGGCGATGTAAATCAAGAAAAGAGTGGTGCGCCCTCTGAAGGGAATCTTCGAAAAACCATAGGCCGCGAAGGACCCGGTAAAGACCTGCAGGAGGGTCACAATCACAGCGAAGAAAACGGTGTTGAGCAACCAGGTCGTCATATCCGACTTGGTCCAGATGGTTGCGTAGTTCTCCCAATGCCAGACCGATGGGAACCATTTGATGGGAATGGCATACACCTCGTTGTTGGGCTTCAGTGAGGAAAGCACCATCCAGAAGAAGGGCAGAAGGACGAAGGCCGAGACGACGACCATGGACAGATACCCGATGATGGTCCCGGCGATCTTGGCCGGAGAGGCCTTCTTCCTGTTCCAGGGAATCTCCTCGACGGCAGGCGAGGCAAGGGCCGAAGACACTGTGTTGGTGGACATGGTCTCAGTCCTCCTTCAGGTTGTTGTACCAGAACTGAATCAGTGTGACCACCATGCAGATGGCCAAAAGAACCAGGGAGACGGCCGAGGCGTAACCGAAGTCGCCACGCTCGAAGGCCACACGGTAGATGTACTGGGCCAGCACCAGGGTGCTGGTGCCGGGACCGCCATCGGTCATGACCAGTGTCAGATCGAGAATCTTGAAGGATCCGATGGTCAGGGTGATCATGACGAAGAAGAGCGTGGGGCGCATCATGGGGACGGTCACGTGCCAGAAGCGTTGCCATCCGCTGGTACCGTCAAGCTCGGCCGCCTCATAAAGCTCGGAGGGAATGGTCTGCAACCCAGCCAGAAGCAGGATCATATAATAGCCGACCTCACGCCAGGTGCCCACAATGATGACGGCGGGCATGGCCCAGGCCGTCGAACCCAACCACCCGGGAGGGTTGCTGATGAACAGCCTGAGGAAGGAATTTATGGGGCCGGACTTGGGGTCGAAGAGCATGCCCCATACCTGCGCAGCAGCCACCAGGGAGGTGATGTAAGGGAAGAATGCCACCGTCCTGAAGAAGGCTCGACCACGCAGCTTGGAATTGAGCAGGACAGCCAGGGCGAAGGCCAGAATCAGGGTCAGGGGGATGTGGACTATCGAGTAGTAGAAGGTGTTCCATACCGAGGTCATGAAAATCTTGTCATGGGAGAGCCTGACCCAATTCTTTACCCCGTTGAAGACGGGTTTGCCGAAGGCCGACCACTTGGTGAAGGCTATATAGAAAAGGGTCAATGTGGGCAGGAGGGTCAGGCAGATGAAGCCGATGAAGTTCGGTGAAATGAAAATCAGTCCATTGCGCAGATTCCTTCGTGAAATCGCCTTGGCGTTGAACCTGCCCTGTCTGGATTTTGGGGCTCGCCGCCCATCGCCGGGTCCCTGGGACCCGGTTTTGCGATCCGCAACCGCCTGTCGGCTGCCGATTACTCCGGTTTCTTCCGTCATCTGTCCCTGCTCCTTACTGCCGTCACCGTGTCATGGGTTTGAAAATCACCTGCCACGCTCATTCCATCCGTGCCCTCACCAGGCCAAACCACAAGGCCGATGGCGGGGAGACTCCAGGGCCTGTTGCTTCCCCGGAGCCTCCCCACCACCGCGGGCGCTACTCGTCCAATACGCCCTGATCCTTGACGTTCTGCCTTGCTTCCTTAAGCCCATCGGACGGGGATTTTGCCCCGGTCATAATCGATGAGTGGGTGTCCTTGAGGATGGAGTTGATGGTGTCGGATGCGGCACTTACCGGGACTTCCATCTTCCTGTCGTGCTTGCTCCAGGCATCCTTGGAGGCCTGGTCAGAGGCCATGCCCTCAGGAGAGAAGAAGGTCTCGGTCACCTTGTCGTCGATGTAGGCCGGAGTGGTGGAGATCTTGGCCAACTCGACGGCTCCGCCCTGGCCGACGGCCCACTTGACGAACTCCTTGGCTGCGGCCAGTTTC includes the following:
- the rplJ gene encoding 50S ribosomal protein L10 translates to MKRPEKEEVVARLTDKFRDADAVILTEYRGLSVPQVADLRSKLGRDTSYSVAKNTLARIAAGEAGIEGLDEMLAGPCAITFVKGDYVEAAKTLRDFAKENKALVVKGGFIDGTVVDADAVKKIADLESREVLLSKMAGALKGTMSKAANLFVAVPTKAVRTFDALREKQEKAA
- a CDS encoding carbohydrate ABC transporter permease encodes the protein MTEETGVIGSRQAVADRKTGSQGPGDGRRAPKSRQGRFNAKAISRRNLRNGLIFISPNFIGFICLTLLPTLTLFYIAFTKWSAFGKPVFNGVKNWVRLSHDKIFMTSVWNTFYYSIVHIPLTLILAFALAVLLNSKLRGRAFFRTVAFFPYITSLVAAAQVWGMLFDPKSGPINSFLRLFISNPPGWLGSTAWAMPAVIIVGTWREVGYYMILLLAGLQTIPSELYEAAELDGTSGWQRFWHVTVPMMRPTLFFVMITLTIGSFKILDLTLVMTDGGPGTSTLVLAQYIYRVAFERGDFGYASAVSLVLLAICMVVTLIQFWYNNLKED
- a CDS encoding carbohydrate ABC transporter permease; translated protein: MSTNTVSSALASPAVEEIPWNRKKASPAKIAGTIIGYLSMVVVSAFVLLPFFWMVLSSLKPNNEVYAIPIKWFPSVWHWENYATIWTKSDMTTWLLNTVFFAVIVTLLQVFTGSFAAYGFSKIPFRGRTTLFLIYIATMAVPWQAYMIPQFKLVSAVGLSDTRWSIILLQAFGAFGVFMMKQFYDTIPEDLSEAARLDGLSEFGIYWRVVLPLSGPSLAALAIITFTNTWNDYMGPLIYLRSQKLYTIQLGLKLFISQYNADFAMIMTGSVISVLPILIVFLLGQKQFIAGIATSGMKG
- a CDS encoding family 78 glycoside hydrolase catalytic domain, with protein sequence MLSDSNHGGGAAPVPDGRIRILVNDRVSPVALEPYEVPRVRWRLDPMLAADDSACSARVIVADRPNPDMGNGFSRDSVFTWESGIRPIDELNGAALPEVPMGPSERYWLRVELLDAQEQVVFRSRAATLGTGPGSRWSAQAIWTERDESPQAQNRTQNEGGNAWGWAFLRGVVALPAKPVRWATLNATASSTRPARQFVYRLWMNGAFQGCGPVFPLGDEARYDGYDVGGILQPGGDNFIGVIAYATSDQRFAAQLDVCFEDGQVEHYGTDASWKALPGGAAFPDSASIGTRYYRAPAEDIDLSFYPGGLSAAGFDDRDWPPARVKEPFDHCLASPVDSLQTSYLHPKNIRRTTPKSVLLDFGSVVMGGIRLRATLSGGMDLLIRYGEVVQDDDRVRYQLSAGNVYEDRWRMEAGENAAETWGIRVFRYAELVCEESGQAWEELVSAVAAGQVEAAALLTPAIDTHADFRSSRPVLDRVWKLGRDTVTRLNANIYVDSWTRERAPYEADAWIQQRAHQALDDAPSIGRYTVDYLVGNRTWPTEWPLYSILAVHDAWMSTGDLGQMRSRYRRLCSLLPFRYLDRESGLVVKEPGRSSQMDGDLVDWPESERDGYLFGRVNTVVNALSSRAFADMADMAKALGRHGDAVLFARVASRMRAAINDRLYDPSAGAYWDGLDHGPSGRPLAHHSLHASAFALAFAEPPRGRIERVGDFLRGRGMACSVYVAAVYLDGLYRSGLGADATALISATTGLRTWNHMLDQGSGGTMEAWDPCLKPNTTYSHPWAASPVYLLPSGLMGIRPLEPGCRSLACIPQPGDLEQAAVVLPLPRGDLSVGYRTSGPVRTAGGRTSLSGIRMELDLPQGCRAHLVLPPMIGVGAGQEVAVTVDGVDTVVKAEGDGMVLGRTVCPRGSLPLEPLGAGAHTVSACSPLT